Proteins encoded by one window of Winogradskyella sp. PG-2:
- a CDS encoding lysophospholipid acyltransferase family protein gives MQKILAYPLTVLYFICFGLTLCVFHPIQWFCFNIFGYDAHKKSVDALQFSLMRCLNVLGTRFTFKNPHNIDKARPLIIVSNHQSMYDISPIMWYLRKHHVKFVAKKELGKGIPSVSYNLRHGGSILIDRKNPRQALPAMMKFGEYIEEHNRAAVIFPEGTRSKDGNPRPFKTKGLEILIKKAPSALVVPITVNNSWKMLRYGKFPMGIGNHIKFKVHKPIELANFTDKTELILQVEKTIVESIQN, from the coding sequence ATGCAAAAAATATTAGCTTACCCTCTAACAGTCCTTTATTTTATTTGCTTTGGTCTAACTTTATGTGTTTTTCATCCAATACAATGGTTTTGCTTTAATATTTTTGGTTATGATGCTCATAAAAAAAGCGTAGATGCTTTACAGTTTTCGCTAATGCGTTGTCTTAATGTTTTAGGGACACGATTTACATTTAAAAACCCTCATAATATTGATAAGGCTAGACCTTTAATTATAGTTTCTAATCATCAAAGTATGTACGACATTTCACCAATTATGTGGTATTTACGTAAGCACCATGTAAAGTTTGTTGCTAAAAAAGAGTTAGGCAAAGGTATTCCTAGTGTATCTTATAACTTAAGACATGGAGGTTCTATTTTAATTGATCGTAAAAACCCACGTCAAGCTTTACCAGCCATGATGAAATTTGGTGAATATATTGAAGAACACAACCGAGCAGCTGTAATTTTCCCTGAAGGTACCCGAAGTAAGGATGGCAACCCAAGACCTTTTAAGACTAAAGGTCTCGAAATCTTAATAAAGAAAGCACCATCTGCATTAGTCGTTCCAATAACAGTTAATAATTCATGGAAAATGCTACGTTATGGTAAATTTCCTATGGGAATTGGAAATCATATTAAATTTAAGGTACATAAGCCTATAGAATTGGCTAACTTTACCGATAAGACCGAATTAATTCTTCAGGTAGAAAAAACTATTGTTGAATCCATTCAAAACTAA
- a CDS encoding Gfo/Idh/MocA family protein, which translates to MKRRNFIKKTAGATAAFSIVPSFVLGKTHIPPSDTLYVGAVGVGGRGGGVVRELTATKKVKFVALCDVDDNMAKGSYEAHPKAKRYKDFRKLYDKHISEIDAVMVATPDHTHATIALPFMRAKKHAYVEKPLTHNIHEARLMAKVAEEKGIVTQMGNQGSSSEGIRVAQEWIDSGVLGTIEKVDCWTNRPVWPQGLRNINEGEPVPPGLDWDLWLGPAQDRPYHSAYLPFKWRGWWDFGTGGLGDMGCHIMETPFRTLGLGYPYEAEASCTTVWAGDFVEANYNKACPPSSIVRLKFDTEKHGNVGLNWYDGGIMPDLPDELKDGEFIGDWSGGSVFYGTKGMLVTDCYSGNPRLLPSSDMKYFNKPEPTLPRIKNGRGGHALNWVEACMTGIKTSSPFSYAGPLTESVLMGNLAIKAFQYKVLKEGKTQKDWAPFDYPGRRKLLWDGDAMRVTNYEKANDWVTRDYRKGWEVK; encoded by the coding sequence ATGAAACGTAGAAATTTTATCAAGAAAACAGCAGGTGCTACTGCAGCTTTCTCCATTGTACCAAGTTTTGTTTTGGGTAAAACTCATATTCCTCCAAGTGACACCTTATATGTTGGCGCTGTTGGTGTTGGTGGCCGTGGAGGTGGCGTTGTAAGAGAACTAACTGCTACTAAAAAAGTTAAGTTTGTTGCGCTATGCGACGTTGACGATAATATGGCTAAAGGAAGCTACGAAGCCCATCCTAAGGCTAAACGCTATAAAGATTTCAGAAAACTTTACGATAAACACATTAGTGAAATTGATGCTGTAATGGTAGCAACACCTGACCATACACATGCAACCATTGCATTACCTTTTATGAGGGCTAAAAAACACGCTTATGTAGAGAAACCTTTGACTCATAATATCCATGAAGCACGTTTAATGGCAAAAGTTGCTGAAGAAAAGGGAATCGTAACGCAGATGGGCAACCAAGGAAGCTCAAGTGAAGGTATTAGAGTCGCTCAAGAATGGATTGACTCTGGTGTTTTAGGAACCATTGAAAAAGTAGATTGTTGGACCAACAGGCCAGTTTGGCCTCAAGGGCTTAGAAATATTAACGAAGGTGAACCTGTTCCACCAGGTCTCGATTGGGACCTATGGTTAGGTCCAGCACAAGATCGTCCATACCATTCAGCATATTTGCCATTTAAATGGAGAGGTTGGTGGGATTTTGGAACAGGAGGCTTAGGTGATATGGGCTGTCATATTATGGAGACTCCTTTTAGAACTTTAGGACTAGGTTATCCATACGAAGCTGAAGCAAGTTGCACAACGGTTTGGGCTGGTGATTTTGTAGAAGCCAATTATAATAAAGCTTGTCCGCCATCATCAATAGTACGTTTAAAGTTTGATACCGAAAAGCATGGAAATGTAGGTTTAAATTGGTACGATGGTGGAATTATGCCAGATTTACCAGACGAACTAAAAGATGGTGAATTCATTGGTGATTGGAGTGGAGGAAGTGTGTTTTACGGTACAAAAGGCATGTTAGTTACAGATTGTTACTCTGGTAACCCAAGATTATTACCGAGTAGCGATATGAAATATTTCAACAAGCCAGAACCAACATTACCTAGAATAAAAAATGGTAGAGGTGGTCATGCACTTAATTGGGTAGAAGCTTGTATGACAGGTATAAAGACCTCATCACCTTTTAGTTATGCAGGACCATTAACTGAATCTGTACTTATGGGTAATTTAGCTATAAAGGCATTTCAGTATAAAGTTCTAAAAGAAGGAAAAACACAAAAAGATTGGGCACCTTTTGATTATCCTGGTCGAAGAAAATTACTTTGGGATGGAGACGCAATGCGTGTTACTAATTACGAAAAAGCTAATGATTGGGTAACTAGAGATTATAGAAAAGGTTGGGAAGTTAAGTAA
- a CDS encoding enoyl-CoA hydratase/isomerase family protein gives MSYSNITSGFDSGITTITINRPNKLNALNKDTIQELHDAFDEANEDIETKVIIITGSGEKAFVAGADISEFANFSINEGGKLAAQGQALLFDFIENLGTPVIAAVNGFALGGGLELAMSCHFRVASTNAKMGLPETSLGVIPGYGGTQRLPQLVGKGRAMELVMTAGMIDANTAKDYGLLNHVVEQDELIPLCKKIAGKIIRNSSVAISKAIKAINANYKDGKDGYKVEIKQFGKCFGTKDFVEGTTAFLEKRKADFPGK, from the coding sequence ATGTCTTACAGTAACATTACCTCAGGATTTGATAGCGGAATTACAACAATTACAATCAACAGACCTAATAAACTAAATGCTTTAAATAAAGATACCATCCAAGAATTACACGATGCTTTTGATGAGGCTAATGAAGATATTGAGACCAAAGTAATCATTATTACTGGAAGTGGAGAAAAGGCCTTTGTTGCAGGAGCTGACATCAGTGAATTTGCCAATTTTAGTATTAATGAAGGTGGGAAGTTAGCAGCTCAAGGCCAAGCTTTACTATTTGATTTTATAGAAAATTTGGGTACACCAGTTATAGCGGCTGTTAACGGTTTTGCGCTTGGTGGAGGCTTAGAATTAGCTATGTCTTGTCATTTTAGAGTGGCAAGTACTAATGCAAAAATGGGTTTGCCAGAAACGTCACTTGGTGTGATTCCAGGTTATGGAGGTACACAACGATTACCACAATTAGTAGGTAAAGGTAGAGCTATGGAACTAGTAATGACTGCAGGTATGATTGATGCAAACACAGCTAAAGATTACGGTTTGTTAAATCATGTCGTTGAACAAGATGAATTAATACCACTTTGTAAAAAAATTGCAGGCAAGATTATCCGAAATTCTTCAGTAGCAATTAGTAAAGCCATAAAAGCTATTAACGCCAATTATAAAGATGGCAAAGATGGCTACAAAGTAGAAATTAAGCAATTTGGAAAATGCTTTGGCACCAAAGATTTCGTAGAAGGTACAACAGCTTTTTTAGAAAAGCGTAAGGCTGATTTCCCTGGGAAATAA
- a CDS encoding sensor histidine kinase: MKIKRLSLRIRIFVAMILLVLLASILIAAVTIYQYNDEAKDYNKERLERKERAIRSSVDFALRETTYPVTTENIPLIFKDVIFDIDAIHNQKIILYDLEGQLLKSSKRIIHRDTLDTCLDAEVLNQLSNTVEHRYVVKNQENGQTFLSSYTYITDRKFKNLAILNLPYLEDDDFFNKELEEFLWRLGYAYLAMILAAIVFAYFISKYITKSLKTISDKMNEIRLEKRNKKIEVESSSDEIEILVNSYNSMIDELEDSAVKLATSEREQAWREMAKQVAHEIKNPLTPMRLSVQSFQRKFNPEDENIHQKVEEYSNTLIQQIDTMSSIASAFSNFAKMPAQKSEVLNVGHIVKLALDIFNEHYITFFPEEEEIIAEFDRTQLIRVVTNLVKNGIQAIPENFENPKIEVRVFSENNEVNITVKDNGSGISEENKAKVFEPKFTTKTSGMGLGLAMVKNIVEAYEGSITFTSQEGKGTTFKVSFPKE; this comes from the coding sequence ATGAAAATAAAACGACTGTCCTTAAGAATTAGAATATTTGTAGCTATGATACTCTTAGTGTTATTGGCTTCAATCTTAATTGCAGCAGTTACCATTTATCAATATAATGATGAGGCTAAAGATTATAATAAGGAACGATTAGAACGAAAGGAAAGAGCAATAAGGAGTAGTGTAGATTTTGCTCTTAGAGAAACAACTTATCCTGTTACTACAGAGAATATACCACTTATCTTTAAAGATGTCATTTTTGATATTGATGCTATTCACAACCAAAAAATCATTCTCTATGATTTAGAGGGTCAATTATTAAAAAGCTCAAAACGGATAATACATAGAGACACTTTAGATACATGCTTAGATGCTGAAGTTTTAAATCAACTATCAAATACTGTAGAACATCGTTATGTGGTTAAAAATCAAGAAAACGGACAAACGTTTCTATCATCATACACGTATATAACTGACAGAAAGTTTAAAAATCTAGCAATTTTAAATTTACCTTATTTAGAAGATGATGATTTTTTCAATAAGGAACTTGAAGAGTTTTTATGGCGCTTAGGCTATGCTTATTTAGCCATGATTTTAGCTGCTATTGTATTTGCTTATTTTATTTCAAAATATATCACTAAATCATTGAAGACTATAAGTGATAAAATGAATGAAATTAGACTTGAAAAACGAAATAAAAAAATTGAAGTAGAATCATCTAGCGATGAAATTGAGATTTTAGTGAATTCATACAATAGTATGATCGATGAGTTAGAAGATAGTGCTGTAAAATTAGCTACTAGTGAACGTGAACAGGCTTGGCGTGAAATGGCAAAACAAGTTGCTCACGAGATTAAAAATCCACTAACACCAATGCGTTTAAGTGTTCAGAGCTTTCAACGAAAATTTAATCCAGAAGATGAGAATATTCATCAAAAAGTTGAAGAGTATAGTAATACATTAATTCAACAAATAGATACGATGAGTTCTATTGCGTCAGCATTTTCCAATTTTGCTAAAATGCCTGCACAAAAGAGCGAGGTTCTAAACGTAGGACATATTGTAAAGTTAGCCTTAGATATATTTAATGAACATTATATTACGTTCTTTCCAGAGGAGGAAGAGATTATTGCTGAGTTTGATAGAACACAATTGATTAGAGTAGTTACTAACTTAGTTAAAAATGGTATACAAGCCATACCAGAAAATTTTGAGAACCCTAAAATAGAGGTTCGTGTTTTTAGTGAGAATAATGAGGTGAATATTACAGTAAAGGATAATGGTTCTGGTATATCTGAGGAAAATAAAGCTAAGGTATTTGAACCTAAATTCACTACCAAAACTAGTGGTATGGGCTTAGGATTGGCGATGGTAAAAAACATTGTTGAAGCTTATGAAGGAAGTATTACCTTTACATCTCAAGAAGGAAAAGGTACCACTTTTAAAGTGTCTTTTCCAAAGGAATAA
- a CDS encoding PA0069 family radical SAM protein codes for MSSKSIIRGRGAQQNSHNRFFELSYEMRDDFLEFCKKEGEVADKNKTQYLNVFPKTIVNKVTSPDVGMAYSMNMYQGCEHGCVYCYARNSHEFRGYSAGLDFERRILVKKSAPELLEAYFKKKSWKAHPIVMSGNTDCYQPAEKKYQLTRKCLEVFLKYKHPTAIITKNSLILRDLDILEALAKDNLITVNISITSLSEDTRRILEPRTATIKRRLQVVKELSNKGIPVNVILAPIIPSINSHEILPMAKAVSESGALSIAHTIVRLNGAIGEIFTDWIKKTMPDRADKVLHQIENCHGGTLNESRFGVGMRGEGQIAQQINDLVRLARLKYFKGKKIPKLNTQLHEPYKDGQMKLF; via the coding sequence ATGAGCTCTAAATCTATTATCAGGGGACGTGGCGCCCAACAAAATAGCCACAATCGTTTTTTTGAACTATCGTACGAAATGCGAGATGATTTTCTTGAATTTTGTAAAAAAGAAGGTGAAGTTGCAGACAAAAACAAAACGCAATATCTTAATGTCTTTCCTAAAACCATAGTCAATAAAGTGACAAGCCCAGATGTTGGTATGGCATATTCTATGAATATGTATCAAGGCTGCGAACATGGCTGTGTTTATTGTTATGCGCGTAATAGTCATGAATTTCGGGGTTATAGTGCGGGTTTAGATTTTGAGCGCAGAATTTTGGTTAAAAAATCAGCTCCAGAACTTTTAGAAGCATATTTCAAAAAGAAAAGTTGGAAAGCACATCCTATTGTTATGTCTGGTAATACAGATTGTTATCAGCCAGCTGAGAAAAAGTATCAATTAACTAGAAAATGTTTAGAGGTATTTTTAAAATATAAGCATCCAACAGCGATTATAACTAAAAACTCCTTAATTCTAAGAGATTTGGATATTTTGGAAGCACTTGCCAAGGATAATTTAATTACAGTGAATATTTCTATTACGTCATTATCTGAAGATACTAGGCGAATTTTAGAACCAAGAACAGCAACTATAAAAAGAAGACTCCAAGTTGTAAAGGAATTAAGCAACAAAGGAATACCTGTAAATGTTATACTAGCACCAATTATACCATCTATAAATAGTCATGAAATTTTGCCAATGGCAAAAGCTGTTTCAGAATCTGGCGCTTTAAGTATTGCTCATACTATTGTAAGGTTAAATGGAGCTATTGGAGAGATTTTTACAGATTGGATAAAAAAAACAATGCCAGATAGAGCAGATAAAGTCTTACATCAAATTGAAAATTGTCATGGAGGAACTTTAAATGAAAGTCGATTTGGAGTGGGAATGCGAGGTGAAGGACAAATAGCTCAACAAATTAATGATCTCGTTAGGTTAGCTAGGTTAAAATATTTTAAGGGCAAGAAAATACCAAAACTTAACACCCAATTACATGAGCCTTATAAAGATGGCCAAATGAAACTATTTTAA
- a CDS encoding TerB family tellurite resistance protein, whose amino-acid sequence MSFAKWIGGAIGWSFGGPIGAIIGLALGSFVDNISGNGTPLLGEQQTRRSRQRNPYRQRPKQTRKDQRPRTQSGDFEVSLLILASIIIKADGKQDQRELDFVRQQFTNMYGKQRANHAFELFKRISKQNISMRQVCLQIKKMMDHASRLQLLHFLFGIAKADGHVAEVEIKQIYTMSGYLGISSKDFESIKAMFYDMTNNAYKILEVNKSVSDEEVKRAYRKMAKKYHPDRVGHLGKEHQEGAEEKFRQVQEAYEHIQNERGFK is encoded by the coding sequence ATGAGTTTTGCAAAGTGGATAGGAGGCGCTATCGGTTGGTCTTTTGGAGGACCAATTGGCGCTATAATTGGTTTAGCATTGGGAAGTTTTGTAGATAATATATCTGGTAACGGAACACCATTATTAGGAGAGCAACAAACGAGAAGATCACGACAACGTAATCCATATCGCCAACGCCCAAAACAAACAAGAAAGGATCAAAGACCACGAACACAATCGGGTGATTTTGAGGTGAGTTTACTGATTTTGGCTTCTATAATTATCAAAGCTGATGGTAAACAAGACCAACGCGAATTAGATTTTGTACGTCAGCAGTTTACAAATATGTATGGTAAACAACGTGCTAACCATGCTTTTGAGTTGTTTAAGCGTATTAGTAAGCAAAACATATCGATGCGTCAGGTTTGTTTACAGATTAAGAAAATGATGGATCACGCTTCACGTTTACAATTACTGCATTTTTTATTTGGTATAGCTAAAGCAGATGGCCATGTTGCTGAAGTAGAGATAAAACAGATTTATACTATGTCTGGTTATTTAGGAATTAGCAGTAAAGATTTTGAAAGTATTAAAGCCATGTTTTATGACATGACGAATAATGCTTATAAAATATTAGAAGTTAACAAATCAGTTTCTGATGAAGAAGTGAAACGTGCTTATCGAAAAATGGCAAAGAAATACCATCCAGATCGTGTAGGACATTTGGGTAAGGAGCACCAAGAAGGAGCGGAAGAGAAGTTTAGGCAAGTACAAGAAGCCTATGAGCATATTCAGAATGAAAGAGGGTTTAAATAG
- a CDS encoding HD domain-containing protein, with product MKIPESQIIEATINFVKNELKNAEGGHDWFHIERVYKNTLLIAKHEPVDITVVSLAALLHDIADSKFHNGDETIGPRVASEFLLKHNVDSEIIEHVTQIIENMSFKNSFDLNPSFSSKEMEVVQDADRLDAIGAIGIARCFNYGGFKDRPLFNPEIAPNLKMTKAEYKAANAPTINHFYEKLLLLKDKMNTITGRRIASDRHKYMEGFLKQFYAEWEGKK from the coding sequence ATGAAAATTCCTGAATCTCAAATCATAGAGGCAACAATTAATTTCGTAAAAAACGAACTCAAAAATGCCGAAGGAGGGCATGATTGGTTTCATATTGAACGTGTGTATAAAAATACATTATTAATCGCAAAACACGAACCTGTTGATATTACAGTAGTTTCTTTAGCTGCTCTTTTACATGATATTGCTGATTCTAAATTTCATAATGGTGACGAAACTATTGGCCCAAGAGTTGCTAGCGAATTTCTTTTAAAACATAATGTTGATAGCGAAATTATAGAGCATGTTACTCAGATTATCGAGAATATGTCTTTTAAAAATTCATTTGATTTAAATCCATCATTTAGTTCGAAAGAAATGGAGGTCGTGCAAGATGCCGATCGCCTAGATGCTATAGGAGCCATTGGTATAGCACGTTGTTTTAATTATGGTGGGTTTAAAGATAGACCTCTTTTTAATCCTGAAATTGCTCCAAATCTCAAAATGACTAAAGCTGAGTATAAAGCAGCTAATGCACCAACCATCAATCACTTCTATGAGAAACTATTACTTCTAAAAGATAAAATGAATACTATAACCGGACGAAGAATTGCTTCAGATAGACATAAATATATGGAAGGCTTTTTGAAACAGTTTTATGCTGAGTGGGAAGGTAAAAAATAG
- a CDS encoding acyl-ACP desaturase, with amino-acid sequence MSLKNVRLEVMQHLEKDVESLIQKYLIPVEDIWQPTDFLPDSTKDTFYEEVREIRELSKELPYDFWVVLVGDMITEEALPSYESWLMDVEGIDQVGRNGWSKWVSQWTGEENRHGDVLNKYLYLSGRVNMKEVEKTTQYLINDGFDIGTDRDPYKNFVYTSFQELATYISHNRVAKIAKQKGNKQLAKMCRIISGDEMRHHHAYSEFVERIFAVDPSQMMMAFHDMMKRKIAMPAHFLRESGNKIGTAFEEFSNTAQRIGVYTSNDYVDILQKLINRWEIGNITGLNEEAEKARDYLMKLPPRMYRLSERMKIPENSFQFKWVDPA; translated from the coding sequence ATGTCTTTGAAAAATGTAAGATTAGAGGTAATGCAACATCTTGAAAAAGATGTAGAATCTCTTATTCAAAAATACTTAATTCCCGTTGAGGATATCTGGCAACCTACAGATTTCTTACCAGATTCAACTAAAGATACATTTTACGAGGAAGTAAGGGAAATAAGAGAATTATCTAAAGAATTACCTTATGACTTTTGGGTAGTATTGGTTGGTGATATGATTACAGAAGAAGCTTTACCTAGCTATGAATCTTGGCTTATGGATGTTGAAGGTATTGATCAAGTAGGACGCAATGGTTGGTCTAAATGGGTTAGTCAATGGACAGGTGAAGAGAACCGCCATGGAGATGTGCTTAATAAATACTTATATCTCTCAGGACGTGTTAACATGAAAGAAGTGGAAAAAACCACACAGTACTTAATCAATGATGGTTTTGACATTGGTACAGATAGAGATCCATACAAAAACTTCGTCTACACTAGTTTTCAAGAATTAGCAACTTATATTTCTCATAATCGCGTTGCAAAAATTGCCAAGCAGAAAGGAAACAAGCAGCTAGCTAAGATGTGCAGAATTATTTCGGGAGATGAAATGCGTCATCACCATGCTTATTCAGAGTTTGTTGAACGTATTTTTGCTGTGGACCCAAGTCAGATGATGATGGCCTTCCATGATATGATGAAACGAAAAATTGCAATGCCAGCGCATTTTTTAAGAGAGTCTGGAAATAAGATTGGTACAGCATTCGAAGAATTTTCTAACACTGCACAACGTATAGGCGTTTATACTTCTAACGACTATGTAGATATTTTACAAAAGCTAATTAACAGATGGGAAATAGGAAACATAACTGGTTTAAATGAGGAGGCTGAAAAAGCTAGAGACTATTTAATGAAGTTACCACCAAGGATGTATCGTTTATCTGAACGCATGAAAATTCCTGAAAATTCGTTTCAATTTAAATGGGTAGATCCTGCTTAA
- a CDS encoding BrxA/BrxB family bacilliredoxin codes for MYPAELVKPMREDLTNVGFEELHTTEAVDNALAKEGTTLVVVNSVCGCAAANARPGARMSLQNAKRPTNLVTVFAGVDREATDKAREYMIPFPPSSPCMALFKEGELVHMLERHHIEGRPAELISENLMDAYNEHC; via the coding sequence ATGTATCCAGCAGAATTAGTAAAACCAATGCGTGAGGATTTAACAAACGTTGGTTTTGAAGAATTACATACAACAGAAGCTGTCGATAATGCATTAGCAAAAGAAGGAACAACTTTAGTGGTTGTAAATTCTGTCTGTGGTTGTGCAGCTGCAAATGCTAGGCCAGGAGCTCGTATGAGTTTGCAAAACGCCAAAAGACCAACTAATCTTGTCACTGTTTTTGCAGGTGTAGATAGAGAAGCTACAGATAAAGCAAGAGAATATATGATTCCTTTTCCTCCAAGCTCACCTTGTATGGCATTATTTAAAGAAGGAGAATTAGTACATATGTTAGAGCGTCACCATATTGAAGGTCGTCCTGCAGAACTAATTTCTGAGAATCTTATGGATGCTTACAATGAGCATTGCTAG
- a CDS encoding AraC family transcriptional regulator: MSTRKPTLEKISPEFGSSILVKKHKDDAFEVGVKPFWHFHPEIELVYVNKGKGTRHIGSHLSYFNNSQLLLIGSNLPHNGFTDRLTVNGSETIVQFRSEFLGENFFDIPEMDGINKLFERAKNGILFGVKTKKKIGQKIEKLSEKEGFKKILILLEILHGLAKSDDYTVLNADGFAFEAEPQDSAKIDIVFKHINKNFQEHISLDEISDKVSMTVPAFCRYFKKVTGKTFTKLVNEYRVVHATKLLSESQMSITDISFECGFNNFSHFNKLFKEFTGKSASKYRSELKLMVQ, translated from the coding sequence ATGAGTACAAGGAAACCTACTTTAGAAAAAATCAGCCCTGAATTTGGAAGTTCTATCTTAGTTAAGAAGCACAAAGATGATGCTTTCGAGGTTGGTGTAAAGCCTTTTTGGCATTTTCATCCCGAAATTGAATTAGTTTATGTTAATAAAGGAAAAGGGACTAGACATATTGGAAGTCACTTGTCTTACTTTAATAATAGTCAGTTGTTGCTTATAGGTTCTAATTTACCACACAATGGTTTTACAGATCGATTAACCGTGAATGGTTCTGAGACTATTGTACAATTTAGATCAGAATTTTTGGGAGAGAATTTTTTTGATATCCCAGAAATGGATGGTATTAATAAATTGTTTGAGCGTGCTAAGAATGGTATTTTATTTGGTGTAAAGACTAAAAAGAAGATTGGACAGAAAATTGAAAAATTATCTGAAAAAGAAGGCTTTAAAAAGATTCTAATTTTATTAGAGATTTTGCATGGACTTGCAAAGTCTGATGATTATACAGTTTTAAATGCAGATGGTTTTGCTTTTGAAGCAGAACCACAGGATAGTGCTAAAATAGATATTGTTTTTAAGCATATTAATAAAAACTTTCAAGAGCATATTAGTTTAGACGAGATTTCGGATAAGGTTAGTATGACGGTTCCTGCATTTTGCCGTTATTTTAAAAAAGTGACTGGAAAAACATTCACTAAATTAGTTAATGAGTATCGCGTGGTCCATGCTACAAAGCTTTTATCAGAAAGTCAGATGAGTATTACAGATATTAGTTTTGAGTGTGGTTTTAATAATTTTTCACATTTTAATAAATTATTTAAGGAGTTTACAGGGAAGAGTGCGTCTAAGTACAGAAGTGAACTAAAACTAATGGTACAATAA
- a CDS encoding metal ABC transporter permease, which produces MSSAQLEIQLIASLVAVACAIPGTFLVLRKMAMISDAISHSILPGIVIGFFITNDLNSPLLILLAALTGIITVILVEYIQKTGLVKEDTAIGLVFPALFSIGVIMIAKNANDVHLDVDAVLLGELAFAPFDRLVIGGTDVGPKSFWIVGTILLITVTLLFTFFKELKVSTFDKGLAASLGFSPAIMHYGLMSVSSVTTVGAFDAVGAILVVALMIAPAAAAYLLTKDLKKMLGLAIGFGTFSAIFGYWVAHWLDASIAGSITTVLGLVFLMVYLFAPTKGIIAVLYRERQQRTEVSLLTFLLHLKNHDEESERHVKHLNEHINWQKVRSKSVLDLAQKNNMILIENNIVSLTQKGDEFTSKAIDYIITNEDTQIEDMKDDFFLFRG; this is translated from the coding sequence ATGAGTAGTGCGCAATTAGAAATACAACTTATTGCTAGTTTAGTTGCTGTGGCTTGTGCGATTCCTGGTACATTTTTAGTGCTTCGAAAAATGGCAATGATAAGTGATGCCATAAGCCACTCTATCTTACCTGGTATCGTCATTGGTTTTTTTATTACTAACGATTTAAATTCACCGTTACTTATTCTTCTTGCTGCATTAACAGGTATAATTACAGTAATATTAGTTGAGTATATTCAAAAAACAGGATTGGTAAAAGAAGATACTGCCATAGGTTTGGTATTTCCTGCATTATTTAGTATTGGAGTTATTATGATTGCTAAAAACGCTAATGATGTACATTTAGATGTCGATGCTGTATTGCTTGGCGAATTAGCTTTTGCTCCATTTGATAGATTAGTAATTGGTGGAACAGATGTTGGTCCTAAATCATTCTGGATTGTGGGTACCATTCTCCTGATTACAGTAACCTTATTATTTACATTTTTTAAAGAATTAAAAGTGAGCACTTTTGATAAAGGTTTGGCTGCATCTCTTGGGTTTTCACCAGCGATTATGCATTATGGACTAATGTCAGTGTCTTCAGTTACTACAGTTGGAGCGTTCGATGCTGTAGGTGCTATACTTGTTGTCGCTTTAATGATTGCTCCTGCTGCTGCTGCCTATTTATTGACCAAAGATTTAAAAAAGATGCTCGGCTTAGCTATTGGGTTTGGAACTTTTAGTGCCATTTTTGGGTATTGGGTTGCGCATTGGTTAGATGCTTCAATAGCTGGTTCTATAACTACAGTACTTGGATTAGTTTTTCTAATGGTCTACTTATTTGCTCCGACAAAAGGCATAATAGCAGTACTTTATAGAGAAAGACAACAACGTACTGAAGTATCCTTACTCACCTTTTTATTACACTTAAAAAATCATGATGAAGAATCTGAGCGCCATGTAAAACATCTTAACGAACATATCAATTGGCAAAAAGTGCGTTCTAAAAGCGTCTTAGATTTAGCTCAAAAAAATAATATGATTCTGATTGAAAATAACATTGTATCTCTTACCCAAAAAGGTGATGAATTCACTTCAAAAGCCATTGATTATATCATCACTAACGAAGACACACAAATTGAAGATATGAAAGATGATTTCTTTTTGTTTAGAGGTTAA